The following DNA comes from Rosa rugosa chromosome 5, drRosRugo1.1, whole genome shotgun sequence.
AAGGGTTTATTCATGAGCTTCACGAGACCAACTCTCGCTATGGTGcagcacatgagacctttataTATTACAGCGGAGATTGATGGCACTAAAGTCAGCAAAATCATGGTCGATACCGGGGCAGCTGTCAATGTCATCACTACAAGAACCATGCAGCTGTTAGgaatcaagaaagaaaagatccaGTCCACCTTTCTCACACTCAAAAACTTCGCAGGGACTGTAACGAAGACTCTAGGATTACTTTTCCTGCGTATCAAGGTCGGACCTGCGGAgggagtgataggagcataattatgcgataataatgttgttaattcccatatttactttgttagtttatcttattttctggttaatttagttgtttttatgtttattaggttttccgaagtaaggaaagaaataagagcaaaaggaaggagatatgtgcaattgatggagaattgtggactcttgatgaatcaaggaagcttaaggcaatatgaaggaaaagatattcagcaattaattctcttggctgctcctattggatagaaggatgtcaatgaatcctaaatcaatcaaaacattaatcaaggagttagagtcccaaaagaaaagaaggaaagagttacAAACTGAATAAAAATCTCTCATTGGACATTCAAGAAAAGGGGATCTCACATACGAAACAGCATAGACGCACAAgagcttgagaagaagaagaactacaACCTTgccagaaacgatcgatcgctgcaCGCCAGAGATTGATCGCTGATccgtattttccaattttcAGATTATTGTTGTCTTCTTCCTCtatgaactcctttgtgttcttgatttccattatgtgtaactaaatttccagtagttagggggtagttgaagcccctagacatgatccataacatgctttgacattcaatttgttttctaattaacaaagttgaggttttgtttaccgatttctcattgatgaattctatgtttgtgtgctttggaggcctacttagtatgcattctagggttctaatactctaatactttgattgtttgatgcctggatcaatagttggattcctcaaattatctagagaagttattggtagttttcactagcaagtaaacaaaatcctaggtttagcaaggctctaagttatttgcgatgcctagttatctgcatgtttaatctaataagcgtacctttaggttgcattgcttgggaatagtctaggtgtagagcacttcctgcctagcgtacaaagtaagaaagggtaataggttgtgttcaagcgtaccgagccaatctgagcatcttcaactaagttaattggtagtaaattggacaaagtgtgttgtgtgtgatttttgggggtggatacttccttcctagctagtttcattatcttgatatcaaccaactTTAAATCTACTTCaatttcgtttttctttctgttatctgtttttctgtattttatttccatagcaaatcaactccgaaatttaccaaattttgtgtgctggacaccttgttttcatatttttctgggttgttttggttagattCGTAGTTTGTCTTTtgactgctgttcagtaggaactgcagtcacgtttttgtgacttttgttgaagcacttagtttaacttaatcctctgcgggagacccttatttatctatactacgattgacatatttgcaggagaataaggaaaaccaatagcttttaatttagctatcagggagtttatgctttctttgtgacagattgctatgcAGCCTACAGCGCCATTCTGGGCCgggactggattcaccggagctattgtgttccaTCTACCCTCCACCAGGAATTGATTATGTGGAACAAGGTTACCGACAAGGCAGAGGTGATTAAGGCTAATCCTCGCCCATTCCCTGTTTCTGCGAATTACGTAGATGCtaggtactacttggagcccATTACTCCATTGCAGGTCAATGGCATCGACAAAAAGGGCCGTCCCATAGGGGTGACGGCCTTTgaattggcacagtgggggctcacgctcgcgAAGGAGGAcctggaaaggcctggccatgCTGTGCCCAATAGTTTGAATAATTTATGGAtcacgaccttccagaggaaggaaTAGAGGCCTTCCATTCTTTGTACGAAAGACTATCCTCGTACTTGGTCGATAAAGAGGCCTATGATAGAGTCACAACCTTAGAATTTGTCAATGAAGAGTTCTCTGGCCAAGAAGAGGAGATTCAGCGTTCTCCAGCGGCATTGGACGACACACCTCCGAAGGTTAGGGACCCCactgaaaaggtcaatctaGGAACCACTGATGAGCCCATAAAAGTGGCTATCAGCACTTATTTAGAGCCTAGCGCAAAGCAGAGGCTTATTGACTTATTGCTGGAATACAAGGACTGCTTCGCGGAAAACTACGAAGACATGCCAGGCCTATCACCAGACTTGGTATGCCACCAGCTGCCAACGCTGCCTgataagaggcctgtgaagcaaaAGCCACGAAAAATGAACTCGGAGACCTAAGTTCTGGTCAAAGAAGAAGTCGAAAAGATGCACaagtcaggcattatcagggtggccaagtacaataagtggctatccaatatagtgcctgttcgcaagaaaaatggcaaaatgagggtctgcgtggattacagagaccttaatatGGCTACCCCTAAagacgtctaccccatgccggtcgcaGATATGTTGGTAGTCGCAGTAGCGGGACATGAATtgttgtccttcatggacggaactgcagggtatcaccagattccggtccggaggaagatagacacaagaccgcGTTCCGTTGCCCAGGGTTCGCAGGAGTTTTTGAGTATGTGGTCATGCCctttggactgaagaatgctGGAGCGACCTATCAacgagccatgaacctgatcttccacgacatacttgggaagattttggaggtttataTTGATGACGTGGTCGTGAAGTCTAAAAAGCCAGGGGACCACATTGCGGATCTCAGAAAGgttttcgagcgcatgcgactacacaagctcaagatgaaccccaccaagtgcgtttttggagttcaggcaGGTGACTTTCTGGGGTTTATAGTCCATCAAGAGGtattgaggtccctgaggataagGCAAATGCGGTTATCAACGCGTCGATCCCCCgtgaaagaagaaagagttacAACGGTTGCTGggaaaaatcaactttttgcgGCGATTCATCTCTAACTCTGCCGGCAAAATCCAGCCTTTTTCCCCactgctgaagttgcaaggGCAGAACATGTTTGTAtgggaacctaaacatcaagaggctttcgacaagATCAATGCCTATTTAACGAGCccgccagtgcttgttcctcccagagctggatttccattaaagTTGTATATTTcggcagctgaggcttccattggaaGCCTACTCGCTCAGGACGATGAAGAGGGCATAGAATATGCCATTTtctacctcagtaggacactcacagattgcGAAACGAGGTACATtccaatggaaaagctgtgtcttacattatacttctccgcatgcaagttgcggcattacatgctatcctttactacttgcatcatcgctcaaaCTGATCTGGTCAAATATATGCTGTCGCGCCCTATCTTGAGAGGtcgcattggcaagtgggtgctcgcTTTGTCAGAATTCTCCCTACAATATGTTCTACAAAAAGCAGTAAAGGGGCAAGCCATCGCAGATTttctggcacatcaccctatgctAGACATCCCAGTGGTGAGAGATTTAGAAGTTGCGGCTGAAACAATAGCTCGACCAGATTTGGCGTGCATTCCAGAGTACGCCGCGttgtatcaagccacagtctcacTCCAACCAtgggtgttatattttgacggCTCAAGAACTGATACATTGGCAGGGGTAGGGGTTGTGTTGGAGAACCCGACCGGGGATCGTTTCTCCTATTCTTTCCAGATAGAATTTCGGTGCACCAATAACTGGGAGGAGTATAAGGCCCTCATCATTGGCCTATAGGTGTTACTGGAGTTAGGAGTCAGAGACATCCAAGTCCGCGGAGACTCTTTGCTCGTGATCAATCAGCTTCGCGAGAAGTTCAGGTGCACAAGCTACCTGCTTGCACCATACTTGGATCGTGCTCTGGAGCTTTTGGTCCAATTTGATGACGTGGACCTAGAACATATTCCGCGCGAGCGCAACTTTGCTGCCAATGAACTCGCTCAGCTGGCCACAGACATTGGTATTATTAGCCCAGTATTTTGAAGGATTGCATCGCGTTGGTTAATCAggagacatgggtattattagCCCAGTATTTTGAAGGATTGCATCGCGTTCGCGAAGGGGTGCCAAGATTTCCAGGCACATGGACCAGTCCAGCACATCCCCAACATACCCATGCAGCCTATTATTAAGCTTTGGCCTGCGCGaggctgggcattggacttgattggaatGATTCATCCTCATTCTTCACTCcagcacaagttcatcattgtcgtTACTGACTTCTTCACTAAGTGGGTAgaagctgagcctttgaagGAGGCCTTTGGTGCAACCATTTGACAATTCATCTTTCATAATATTATCTACAGGTTTGGCATCCCAGAGGTGTTGGTGTcggacaggggggcagcattcaTGGGTGGTGACGTAAAGAAACTCGTCCCTGACTTGGGCATCCATTTCATTCATAGCACTCCCTATTATGCTCAATCCAATGGCCAAGCGGAAGCTAGTAACAAGATCGTCATTACTTTACTGAAGAAGATGCTTGTCGAAAACCCTCGCTAGTGGCATGAAACACTGTATGAGACACTTTGGGCCTATCGCACTTCCAAACGTAACCCCACTACCACAACACCCTATGCTCtgatgtttggccatgatgcagtTCTACCTTTGGAGCATGAAGATCTTAGCGAGAAGTGATTGGAAGCTTTCGACAGTCTAGTGGTGGAAAAGAAGTGCatcgctcgcgcctatgataagaggacaCGCGGATGcagttacaaagagggtgagCTCGTTTGGAAGGCGGTGCTTCCGTTTGGTGAGAAGTTGACCGGCCGCGGTAAAGGGACTCAGCgctgggaaggaccctttgtgATTCATAGAATTCTGGAGCGAGGGGCTTTTCACCTTAAGGATTTGGACGACGAACTCCACCGCAACCCAACCAATGGCAGGTTCTTGAAGAAATATTACCCCAGTGTTTGGGAATTTGAAGATCCACCCGATCCACCTGTTTCTGGGACTGGGGGCAAACATAGTCTTTCTTTGTTCGCATCCTCCCTTCCATTTAGGCCTACTCTGTGGCCTCAGTCTCATGTATTTGCTTCACCTCGTAAGACTAgggggggcaacactctatgCATTTAGGCTTGATATTTGCGGCCTTTAAATGTTCTGCATTAAGGCTTGATATTTGCGGCTTTTAGATGTATTGTAtttttcaagtttttttttcttcaattcttttgaCAACAAGTATTAAGAGTATGTGTAGCAAGGCCTATACCAGAGGCCTTATTATATAATAGAAGTTTTGAATTGgcaaaagaaatatattagtattcataaagtggctttgcagCCAAAAGAAATATAAGTACATTCACGAAAGTTACATTTGCATactacaaagccaaaagtgg
Coding sequences within:
- the LOC133711862 gene encoding uncharacterized protein LOC133711862; translated protein: MFVWEPKHQEAFDKINAYLTSPPVLVPPRAGFPLKLYISAAEASIGSLLAQDDEEGIEYAIFYLSRTLTDCETRFGIPEVLVSDRGAAFMGGDVKKLVPDLGIHFIHSTPYYAQSNGQAEASNKIVITLLKKMLVENPR